In the Helianthus annuus cultivar XRQ/B chromosome 11, HanXRQr2.0-SUNRISE, whole genome shotgun sequence genome, one interval contains:
- the LOC110906557 gene encoding zinc finger CCHC domain-containing protein 9-like — MTSRFEELKELIEGSKSRGKERRCTYKDFMACHPTTYDGKIDPIECQRWISNIEAVFIRSRCDKEDQVMFATGLLTHQAKDWWDAHSKEVGEDRLQVMTWQEFKGAFMRYHCPQSAIDKIQEDFLRLRQKNESVNEIANNFMDKMKFCGELVTTERMKISRFYGVLKAEVREFITPSKCETLEELIDLARDREIEIKRQEERGEKRPSEKGASFSPSKKGKFQDQGRKGKSKGGITPCKTCGKLHTGECLLGKKGCFKCGKEGHSSYQCPDNPKTCFNCFEKGHIKSECPKLQQGSKKEDKKQEGSRAKGRMFQITSEEAKS, encoded by the coding sequence ATGACGAGTAGGTTCGAAGAGTTGAAGGAATTAATCGAAGGATCCAAGAGTAGAGGTAAGGAACGAAGGTGCACTTACAAGGATTTTATGGCTTGTCATCCGACGACATATGACGGTAAAATAGATCCTATTGAATGTCAAAGATGGATCTCGAACATAGAGGCGGTCTTTATACGAAGCCGGTGTGATaaggaggatcaagtgatgttcgCTACCGGTTTACTAACCCATCAAGCGAAGGATTGGTGGGATGCTCACAGCAAGGAGGTAGGCGAAGACAGACTGCAAGTTATGACTTGGCAGGAGTTTAAGGGGGCCTTCATGAGATATCATTGTCCTCAGTCGGCTATCGACAAGATTCAGGAGGATTTCTTACGCCTCCGGCAGAAAAATGAATCAGTAAATGAAATAGCAAACAattttatggataagatgaagttctgtggGGAATTGGTAACAACCGAGAGAATGAAGATAAGTCGTTTTTATGGTGTGTTAAAGGCAGAAGTTAGAGAGTTCATCACTCCCTCAAAATGTGAAACTCTTGAAGAGCTCATTGATTTAGCGCGGGATAGAGAGATTGAAATTAAAAGGCAAGAGGAGCGAGGTGAAAAGAGGCCGAGTGAAAAAGGTGCAAGTTTTAGTCCATCCAAGAAGGGGAAGTTTCAGGATCAAGGAAGAAAGGGTAAGTCGAAAGGTGGGATTACACCATGCAAGACATGTGGAAAGCTCCATACCGGAGAGTGTTTGCTAGGTAAGAAGGGGTGCTTTAAATGCGGTAAGGAGGGGCATTCGTCCTATCAATGCCCGGATAACCCAAAGACTTGTTTCAATTGTTtcgaaaaagggcatatcaagtcAGAATGTCCAAAGCTTCAACAAGGGTCAAAGAAAGaagataagaagcaagagggttCTAGGGCAAAGGGGAGAATGTTTCAGATCACGTCTGAAGAAGCCAAGTCCTAA